TGGACTTACTGTTAAAAATAATAACCCAACTGTTGTGAGTCAAACAAGCATTATTACCAATTTTTCGTTGCCATTAAAAGCTTATAATAAAGAACAAGCAGCCAGTGAGTTAAAAAATAAATATAATTTTAATGAAAGTGCCATTTTATGTGCGGCTTTTATTGGAATTTATAAAACAACTAACACGGCTTTATTTAGTGATTATAATAAAATTTTAGATAATACTAATTTAGGGGAATTAAATGATTTATTTTTTCAAATTTTAAATGAATATGAGGATTCAAAAGAAAAACGAATTGAATTTGAAAAAAGTTTTCGTGAACAAGATGTCATTGCGATTAGTGAGTTAGATTTTTATCAAAAACTAGCAATTAAAAAAGCAATGAATTCAAATTTAATTATTGAAGGGCCACCTGGTACCGGAAAATCGCAAACAATTACTAACCTAATTGTTAATGATATTTATCGCGGTGATAATGTTTTATTATGTGCGGAGAAAAAAACAGCTTTAGAAGTTGTTTATAATAATATGAAAAAATTCCAAAAATATTGTTTATTTATTGACGATATGAATAATAAAAGTTTTGTTTTTTCACAAATTAAAGCCGCTATTGATAGTTCTTTAAATACCGTGGTTAGTGAAAAACAAAAGATCAGTAATGATGAAATGGATTATTATTTTGATAAAATCCGGGAATATCGTCAGCTAATTGAAGAAGAAAAAACTCAAAATTATACGCTATATAAAAATGATTTAAAAGATATTAATAATTACTTAGATCCTAATTATTATGAACGTTTAAATCAATATGCAATTTTTTCATTAGCCTTAGAAAGTTTTACCGAAGGTGTGGAAAAGATTTATGCTAACTTAGATGATATTATTAAAATTAAGGAATTTAAACAAAAGTTTGCTGTTTTAATTGAACTGCATTATAAAAAAATTAATTTTTTAAAATTAAGTAAGTTATTAACAAAAATCAAAGATAAAAAATTAGATTATTTAATCTATAATATGCTAGCAAAAGGTGAAATTAAGCCAAAGATTAACTTAACAAAAGATTATGATGATTATGTTAATTTTTTATCCGAAGCAAGTAGCAAAATTACAAAATTAAAAACAGAACTCGAATCATTAGATGAATTTTTAGCAGGATTAGTGTTATTAAAATTAGAAACCAATTTTGATCCAATTATTACTGATAATTATCCATTTATTGATTTTTTATTAGAAAGTCAATTGGCAAAAGACCACTTGATTATTTTATACAAATGAATTTATATTAAAAACTTTGAAAATAATAATGAAGATATGATTGGAATTGCCAACTCTGTTTGACATAAAGAAATTAAAGAAATTGAAATCAAATCAATTAATGTGGCCATTGACCAGTTAGATAATAACTTAGCAATTGATATCCGGGAAAAAATTCAAAGTTTAGGTCCGGAAATTCAAGACCAAATTATGATGCTGAAGAAAGTTGTCAATAATAACTCGCGGAAATCATTAAAATTTATTTTTAGTAATTATCCCTTAGCAATTCACACACTCTTTCCAGTGTTAATGACCACCCCAGATAGTGCCGCAATTTTATTAGAAACCAAACCAAATTTATTTAACCAGGTTATTTTTGATGAAGCATCCCAGTTATTTGTGGAAAAAACAATTCCAATTATTTATTGGGGGCAACGAATTGTTGTGGCGGGAGATAGTAAACAATTACGCCCAACTAATTTCTTTGGAATTAAAAACACTGGCGAAGAAGAAACCGAGGACTTTAATGATAATTTAGAAGCAGAAAGTCTCCTTGATTTTGTTAATGGAAAAATTCCAAGTCGTATGCTCCGTTATCACTACCGTTCTGTGCATAAAGAGTTAATTAATTTTTCAAACACGGGATTTTATACTGACCAGTTATTTACAAATTCAAATACAAAACTATCAACAATTCCGATTGAAGAAATTTATTTACCTGAAGGGAAATTTATTAATCGTCAAAATCGTCCTGAAGCCGAAGCAGTTGTTAATAAAATTGAAGAAATTTTAGAAACTCGTAAACATAATGAAACAATTGGGGTTATTACTTTTAATGTGAAACAAAGTGTATTAATCCAAAGTTTATTAGATAAAAGAGCTCAAAATAATAAAAAATTAGCAGATGAATTAAACCGGATTGTGGATCGTAAAAATTATTCAATTTTTGTTAAAAACCTTGAAAATGTTCAAGGTGATGAACGTGATATTATTCTATTTTCATTTGGTTTTGCT
The sequence above is drawn from the Spiroplasma eriocheiris genome and encodes:
- a CDS encoding AAA domain-containing protein — translated: MEEKKLYTSLKQYQNRFLRQKAIGNLFFTKNSTATNRSIIDLYQLLFTNFAEPQQEFQNFLTGSALKLKEINAYSIPNIDLHLKVLYSSEDDKVFMHKYRELSTKSNIFKVKPIFEEIIKFYKRKNKDNPEDLVNKTIKFLNSYFAEQFDNLKIIVKDSENELSEKGNNVFYLGYPYIEGFLETEEVFRGPLLLWPIVVDNNDKVKREMTLRIETTNVIINPMIKLRQLAARKINLDLVNFDPLDDEEDVNKIEKALTELSEIGLTVKNNNPTVVSQTSIITNFSLPLKAYNKEQAASELKNKYNFNESAILCAAFIGIYKTTNTALFSDYNKILDNTNLGELNDLFFQILNEYEDSKEKRIEFEKSFREQDVIAISELDFYQKLAIKKAMNSNLIIEGPPGTGKSQTITNLIVNDIYRGDNVLLCAEKKTALEVVYNNMKKFQKYCLFIDDMNNKSFVFSQIKAAIDSSLNTVVSEKQKISNDEMDYYFDKIREYRQLIEEEKTQNYTLYKNDLKDINNYLDPNYYERLNQYAIFSLALESFTEGVEKIYANLDDIIKIKEFKQKFAVLIELHYKKINFLKLSKLLTKIKDKKLDYLIYNMLAKGEIKPKINLTKDYDDYVNFLSEASSKITKLKTELESLDEFLAGLVLLKLETNFDPIITDNYPFIDFLLESQLAKDHLIILYKWIYIKNFENNNEDMIGIANSVWHKEIKEIEIKSINVAIDQLDNNLAIDIREKIQSLGPEIQDQIMMLKKVVNNNSRKSLKFIFSNYPLAIHTLFPVLMTTPDSAAILLETKPNLFNQVIFDEASQLFVEKTIPIIYWGQRIVVAGDSKQLRPTNFFGIKNTGEEETEDFNDNLEAESLLDFVNGKIPSRMLRYHYRSVHKELINFSNTGFYTDQLFTNSNTKLSTIPIEEIYLPEGKFINRQNRPEAEAVVNKIEEILETRKHNETIGVITFNVKQSVLIQSLLDKRAQNNKKLADELNRIVDRKNYSIFVKNLENVQGDERDIILFSFGFAKNENGVFRNYFGPLSDRGGENRLNVAITRAKRKIYLVKSIKSYDISKDSKNKGPKFLHYYLKYVEALNNPNIEPELRDDFLDNVLGELRNEETGNNVIESEVVEVKTTNPEFQAEVLVALDQLIQENGYGKRFQIKQQIKVDNYLIDIGIYDKKEQKFVLGIEIDGEHYNKILAQKEYDFYRQKYLEVRNWEIYRIPLLKWEVNREKVLRDIALKMEGVK